AATGGACAGAAGGGTTGGGCAGGACTACACTTCTTCCACAGGAGGTGACAGCCATGCCCTTTGTTCGCCTTTCCTTGCATCAGGGAAAGAGTCCATTGTTTCTGCAGACCCTCGCAGACACCGTGCACCAGACACTGGTGGATGCTTTTGAGGTGCCCCCAGACGACCGTTTTCAGGTGATCCACGAGGTTCCCACGGGCCTGCTTTTTTTCAGCCCGGACTACCTGGGCATCCGGCGCAGCCCGAACTTTCTGCTGGTCGAGATCACCGCTGGACGCTCCAGGAGCACCCTCACCAAAACACGCCTGTACCAGACCCTGGCCTCAAGGCTTTCAGAAAAACTGCACATCAGGCCAGAGGACATCATGGTGGTGGTGCTGCACAACACCGCCGAAGACTGGTCTTTTGGATGTGGTGAAGCCCAGATGCTCAGGACACATCCAGGAAACAGTTTGATGGAAAGGGAGGCACAACATGCACCTGATGCACTATGACATCCGGTTGCCTGAGGATTTCGACATGACTGCCATCCGTGAACGGGTCCGCACCCGGGGGCATGCACTGGACAGGCTCCCAGGACTGGGCTTCAAGGCCTACCTGATGCGGGAAGCCGGAGTTGCAGGGTCGACGGTCAACAGTTATTCTCCTTTTTACCTGTGGACTTCCGGGCAGGCGATGCAGAATTTTCTGCTCGGTCCCGGATTTGCTGGCCTGTCCCGGGACTTTGGTCGGCCTGCAGTGGAACGCTGGATGGGCCTGCAGTTCTGTGCAGGACCGGCTTCTCAAACACCCCGGTGGGCCACACTGCACAGGACTGTCCTGGCCTCTGATGCAGACCTCATGCAGGAACAACAGGAGGCTTCAAAACGCCTGGAATCTCTGTCCCGCCATGCCCATCTGCATGGGGGTGTGCTCGGTCTTGATCCGCACCGCTGGGAAAGGGTTGAGTTCCTGCTGTGGGCAGGAAAACCCGAAGCCGTGCAGGCGGCACGGTTTGAGGTGCTTCACCTGTCCAGACCTGAGTGGGGTCTCCTGAACGCTGGCAGGTGAAGGGGGGTTTGAGGAATTTGTAAGGTCCCAGAACATATAAAGGAGACAGTTCACTCTGACCCTCTGTCTGCCGTTTTCTCTCTGTCTGGAGGCCACATGGAACCCCATCAAAGCATCGCCATTCTGCTGGATTACCTGGGTGCAGAAATGGGCACGTACATTGGTGGATACCAGGGCAGCATTTTCAGTGGGATCAGAAAAGAACTCGCCCGAAGAGGTGTCCCCTGGGTCACCTATGTGGGACATGCCGTGCATGATGTGAACCAGAATTCTGCTTACCGCAAGGCCAACGACCTGTACCGCCTGATTGATCCCTCCCGGCACGCTGGCATGATCGTCCTCACTCCAGCCATCGGGACCCACCTGTCTGATGCAGAGTTCCTGGATTTTCTGGAACCGTACCATCCACTTCCCATCGTGGGCATTGGCCGGAAGCTTCCTGGCATCCCCACCGTGCTGGTCGACAACACCCTGGGGATGCAGGACCTGATGGAACACCTGATTGTCACACGCCATTTCCGACGGTTTGTGTTCATGCGGGGCATTGCCCAGCACCACGATGCACAGGTGCGGGAGCAGGTCTTCCGGGCCGCCCTGAAACGGCACAGTCTGGACATCCTGGAAGAGCACTTTCTCACCGGAGATTTCCACAGTGCCCGTGCGTACACCGCCATGCGTGAATTTCTGTTGCAGCGCCGGGACTTTGAGGTGGTGGTCTGTGCCAACGACGAGATGGCGTTCGGGGTGATGCAGGCTTTGCAGGACCACGGACTGCGGGTGCCCACCCAGGTTGCCGTGGTCGGCTTTGATGACATTGCAGAAGCGCAGGTGCGCATTCCTCCCCTCACCACCATTCGCCAGCCTTTGCAGGAGCTGGGGGTGGAGGCGGTGAACCTTCTGCTGGAAGGGCAGGGGCGTGAAGAGGTGTTTCTGGGCAGTCAGCTGGTGGTCCGGCAGTCCTGCGGCACCCTGCCTGGTCTGGAAGACATGTCCACCCTCCCCCTGACCCGGGAGAATCGGCTGTACCAGAGCCTGCTGGACACGGTGCGCCAGCCTGAATGCAAAGGCGGGTTTACAGCCCACTGGTATGAATTGCTGCTGGAAACCGTGAACCTGGGTGATCCACTGGACCCCTTGCAGCAGCAACTGATGGAACTGCAGTTGCAGGCCCAGCAGAACCTCTCCCCTGCCCTGTGGCCAGAACTGACCCGCACCCTGCTGGAAGGACACAGGCTGCTGTACGAGATCCAGAAGGTGGCCCAGTCGAGGTCGTATTTCAGTTACACCATGACCATGATCCACCAGATGCGGCTTGATGCGGAACTGCTCTCCTATCAGGATCTGCCTTCACTGCTCGGGGGCCTGAAACGCTATCTGGACTGGCTGGAGGTGGAACGTTACGTGCTGGTGCTGTATGACACCTTCGGTCCTGAGCCTTCAGCCACCGCCCATGTGGCCCTGTGCTCAGAAGCGCATCCTACAGAACCCTCCTCCTTCCCCACCCGACAGCTGGTCCCGGACAGCATGCAGGACACTTTGCATCAGGACACCTGGTTCGCCATGCCCCTTTTCATCAACGATGAGCACTACGGCCTCTTGCTGACCGGGAAACACACCAAATTCAATCTGGATGGGGACATGCCCCGTTACCTGATCAGCCGTGCCCTCAGTCAGGTGGTGAAGGTGCAGGCCCAGAGCCGTTACACCGAGAGCCTGGAACAGCAGGTGAAGGAACGCACCCATGAATTGCAGCAGGAGGTGAAGGAACGCACCCGTGCCGAAAAAGCCCTGAGGGTCGCCAACCAGGAGTTGCAACGCAGTGTGCTGCTTGATGGCCTCACAGGCATCTTCAACCGCACAGCCTTCAATGACCACCTGAAGCGCATGTGGAAAAGTCACCTGGACTCCAGTCAGCCCCTGTCCCTGATCCTGTGCGATGTGGACTTCTTCAAGAAATACAACGACCTGTATGGTCACCTGCAGGGGGACAGTTGCCTGAAGCAGGTGGCAAAGGCAATTGAGCGGTGTGCCCGCAACCGGGAGGACATGGCCGCCCGTTATGGTGGTGAGGAGTTCGCCCTGATCCTTCCAGAGACCGATCTCGCAGGAGGCATGCGCGTTGCTGAACGCCTGCAACAGGAGCTGAATGCACTTGCCCTGCCCCATGCGGCTTCTGAGGTGTCTTCACAGATCACGGTCAGCATGGGGCTTGCAAACCTCATTCCTGAGCACGGCACCTCACCCAACCTGCTCATCCAGCAGGCAGACCTGGCCCTTTACGAAGCCAAGCACCTGGGGCGCAACAGGGTGGTGCACAGGTCCAGCGAAACCCAGGAAATCATGAACTGAAAAAGCAGGCAGAGGACCTCTGCCTGCTTCTGAAAGTTGTGGGCTCAGAATCCGCTGACGTTCAGGCGACCACCGGTGACGGTCTTCCCGGCCAGAGAGGGGGTGGGCACAGCCGAGGACAGAATGGCGTCCTTGATCTGCCGTGCCGTGGCTCCAGCGTGGGTGCTGGCATAGAGTGCAGCAGCGCCAGAGACGTGTGGGGTTGCCATGGAGGTGCCGCTGTAGGAGGCGTAGGAATTGGTGGGCACAGAAGAGTTGATCGCCACTCCGGGAGCCCCAATGTCCACGGTTCTCGCACCGTAATTGGAGAAGCCTCCCAGGCCTCCCGTGCTGTTGATGGCGGCCACAGCGATCACGCAGTCCCACCCTCTGGAGCCTCCATTGGTGCACTCGTAATTGGAGGGGTAGTTGGTCACGGTGTCGTTGTTGTCTCCGACCTGGTCGTTGCCTCCGTTGCCTGCTGCGGCAATGAAGAGGATGCCTGCGTCCCCTGCCCGGTTGATGGCGTCCAGGAGGCCCTGTGAGAACCCGCCGCCCCCCCAGGAGTTGCTGGTCGCAACGATGTTCAGCCCGTGGCGTTTTTTCAGGTCGGTGAAGTAATCCACGGCCTTGATGGCGTTGGCGGTGGTGCCCCCTCTGCCCCCAAGGAACTTCCCTGAGATCATGGTGACGTTCCAGCTCACCCCGGCGACCCCCTGTCCGTTGCCGCCAATGCCGCCGATGGTTCCGGCAACATGGGTGCCGTGGTCGTCGGTCCCTGCACGTTTGGTGCCGTCGTAAACCGTCCGGTCACCGTTGGCGAAATCCCAGCCGTGGGTGTCGTCGACGTAGCCGTTGCCATCGTTGTCCACACCATCCACAGGATCAAAAGGGTTGGTCCAGATGTTGGCAGCAAGATCAGGGTGGGTGACCTGGATGCCCTCGTCAATCACCCCGATGAACACGCTTTTTGATCCGGTGTGTCCTGCAGCCCAGGCCTCTGCAGCCTGACTGCCGAATGCGTTGCCGGGAGTGCTGCCATCTCCGTACATGCCCCACAGATTGTTTCCGGTGAAGTAGGGATCATTGGAGGTGGCCTCATGGGTGTAAATCCAGTTGGGTTCGGCGAACATCACCCCGGGCTGGGATTTCAGTTCCTGAATGACGGCTTTCACGTCTTTGCCATTGTTGATCTTCAGGAGTTTGAGGTGCTTGCCGTTCTTGCTGGACACGGTTTCTTTTCTGGACAGTCCACGGTTCTTCTCAATGGCCTGCTCCTGCGTGTCCGTTGTGCCACTGTACTGCACCAGCACCTCGTCGGGCACGTAATTCTGGGTGCTCTGGGCCTGGGGCAGCACCTGTTCGGTCACCTGTGAGGTGGGGTTCTGCTGGCTGCAGGCGGCCATGAGGGCAGTGAGGGTGAGGGCAGCAAGGGAGACTTTGAGGTTTCTGGACATGAGCAACTCCTGAAAGGTTTTTCTGAAACGACTGTCTGGAACAGGTTCCAGCATGAAGGCCTGGCAATGGGAAACCAACCTGCCGGTGCAGGATTTCTGTGCTGGGTGGCTTTTTTGAAGTTGATCAAATTTAACAAAGGAAGCTGACGGAATCATGAAAAATTGCTCTAGGTCCAGAGCAGCATAGACATTTTGTTGTCCAGCAACACCTTTCAGCTGGAAGGCTGTCAGGGTAGGGGTTTTCCCTCTTTCTTTCTGAAAAACGACAAAAAAGGAACAGGGTTTTGAAACCCTGTTCCTGTGCCTGAACCTTTACTGCCGGACTTTGGAACCCTCATTTTGCTGCTCTTTGCGTCGCTTCAGCACCCACCGGACAATGAAGACCACCATGAGGCCCAGGATCACGTAACTGGCAGGCTTCAGGTAGGTTTCCACAGCCTTGTAGTTTTCACCCAGCAGGCTTCCCACATAGGCCAGCACCAGAGACCAGAGACCCGTACCCAGTGCGGTGAAGAGCATGAACAGCATCAGGGGCATTTCGCTGATTCCGGCAGGAATGGAGATCAGAGAGCGGATGCCCGGGACCAGACGGAGCAGAAAGACCGATTTCTTGCCGTGTTTGTCAAACCAGTCATCGGCCTTCTTGATGTCGTCGCCAGACAGGGTGAGCCATTTCCCGTGTTTGTCTGCCCAGCGGGTCAGGCGTTTTTCACCCACCAGACGGCCAATGAAGTACAGGGGAAGGGCACCCAGCACAGAGCCTGCAGTTCCTGCAAGCACCACGCCCAGGAACGTCAGGTCCCCTCTGGCTGCAGCGAATCCCGCCATCGGCATGATCAGTTCCGAGGGCAGGGGCGGAAAGACGTTTTCCAGAAACATCAGGAGCACAATGCCCAGATAGCCCATGCTGTTCATCAGGTTTTCAATCCACTCAAACATGCTGCGCATGCTAGCACCCGATGAAAAGCTGCGCTGTAGGGATTGTTCCAGCCTGTGGTCGGTTCGGATTGACCGGTTCAGCTATCTGGACCTTGAAGCCACCAGCGCATCTGTCCCATCCATGATGCGCCGAAGTCCAAAGTGCAGGGCATGCTGGGGATCAAACGCCGCCCCATACGCTTCTCCTGCGGCCTGACCCACCCGCGAAGCAGTGGGGAAACGTCTGGCATCCATGACTTTTTCCAGCAGGGGCGCACTCTGGGTCCACCACTCGGTGTCGGTCATGCCACTCTCCTGATGTGCACGGGCCTGATTCACTGCAATGCGGGCACTGCCCTCCACATGGGTGAGGATCAGGGTCAGCACGGCGTCCATTTCCACATCCGTGAGGCCAATTCCGTCCAGTGGTCTGAGTTCAGCCTCGTACTTGAGGGTGGCGTTGGGGCCCAGCACCGGACGTGCTCCAGGGAGGTCCAGCAACCAGGGATGCTTGTGGTACAGGTCCCAGTTTCTGATTGCCACAAAGGCAAGGGCATTGCGCCACCCTCCTGTTTGCCTGGCAGGTTCGTCTGCATCAACGTAGAGTTCACCATAAACGGTGTCGATCATGAGCTCGGTCAGTTCGGGTTTGCCGGACACATGGGTGTAGAGGGACATGGTGCCCACTTTGAGGTGCTCGGCCACGCGCCGCATGGAGAGGGCATTCAGGCCTTCCTGGTCTGCCACAGCAATGGCTGCACCCACGATGGTTTTGACATTCAGGCCCGAGCGGCCTGTTTTAGGGTGGGCCCCCCACAACAGGGCCAGGGTGCGTGCAGGATCGAAAGATGACGGTGCCTCGGCCATACTTGACTTTAGCACAAATCTAACGTACAGTGTACGGTACGTTGTACGGATTGGTGGTGGAGCTCTGCCAGAAACCTGCAGCGGTCTTGTTCTGCCCCCAGAAAGAACAAACACATCGCCCTCTCCCCTTTCAGGAGGACCCATGAAGATCACCCGTTCTGCCCTTTCTCTGAACGTGCCCGACCCTGCCCTTTCTGCCCGGTTCGTGCAGCAACACTTTGGCTTTCAGCCAGAAATGAACTTTGATTTCATGGTCTCCCTGGCCCGCCCGGATGTGGATTTCCACCTGATCTACCTGCAGACAGGCCTTTCCAGCTTCAAACCCACCAGCCATGCAGACAGCGCAGGACAGGGACTTCTGGTCGCTTTCGTGGTGGATGACATCGACGACCAGTACACCAGACTCCAGAATGAAGGGGCACCCATCGTCACCCCCATCGAAACAGAAGAATGGGGAGAACGGTACTTCCAGACGCAGGACCCCAACGGCATCATCTATCAGCTGGTTCAGTGGGTGACCGAACCACCCAGTCCACAGCAGGCCTGATCCTCTACTCCTCCTGTGGCTGGGACTGCAACCACAGGAGGTACTGCATTCCAGAGAAAATCACACAGGTCTGCTCTTCCTTTTCGCGGTTCTGGTCATGGATCGTTTCGATCATGCGTTTGCCATGCCAGCGACCACAGTAAGGGCAGGTGTTGATGTAGCGGTGCCTCGGTCCGGTGCCCTGGTTGGGGCTCAGACGGAGCAGACGATGAAACTGTGAGGCCTGCGGAATGAAGCGGGAGGTGTCGAAGAACACCACGGCCCGTTTGCACTGCACACAGCGCGTCGCGGTGAACACCCCCTCCACCTGATGCTCCATGCGAACCCCCTGTTCCTGCATGTACCTGCGCACAAAGCGGAACACCTTCCCGTAGCGCACCTCAAGCTCCTGGGCCTGCTTTTCGGTCAGGCGTCTGGCCTGCAGCTGGTGCTGGAGTTCAGCAGGGATGTCAGGGGGGGTCTGTTCTGGTTTCTCTGGCATGTGTTATCCTCGGGGACGTTTTTTGCGGCCCTCCTGGTGCTGCTTGATCAGGTCACTGGCCTGCTGGTAAGTGAGTGCGTCCAGCGATGTGCCTTCGGGCAGGGGTGCAAAGTGCCTGCCACTGGCAAGGTACATGCCCCTTTCATTGCGCCTGACCTGAATCTTTCCCCGTCCACTTTTCAGTTCTTTCAGCACGGCATTTTCGCTGGAAGCGGCTTCTGCAAGTTGCAGGGCTTTTTCGAGGGTCAGGTGTGGGACTGCACTGGAGTGCACTTTCAGCTTGCGGAATTCCTCTCCGACTTTCAGGTAGGGACCATACTTTCCCACCCCGAGTGAAACCTCCTGCCCTTCATGGGTGCCCAGCACCCGTCTCTGGGAGGTGGCTGCTGGAGCTGCAATCGTCACGGTCTCCCCCGATCCCAGCAGTTCCAGCGCTTTCTCGGGGGTCAGGTCGTCGGGTTTGAGGGTGTCAGGAATTTTCACAGCTTTCCCGGACCCGCTGAGCAGGGGAATGCCTTCCTGAATGCGCACCCGCAGACCGGCTTCCTTCAGGATTTCAGGGGTGAAGTCGATGTCTGCTGGAGGCTGCCTGCGGTAGGTTTCCAGTTCAACAGCAAGCCCGCCCGCCTCAAAATAGAACTGGTTCAGGTAGTCCAGACGGGTGCGTTTCCCCTCTGCAATGTCATCCAGTTGCTTTTCCATTTCTGCGGTAAAGGCGTAGTCCAGAAAACGCGGGAATTTCTCGGTCAGGAATTTGACCACCGCCACCCCGAGCCAGGTGGCATGCAGGGTGTTTTTGGTGCGCTGGATGTACCCTCTGGACTCAATGTTGGTGAGGATCGCTGCGTAGGTGGAGGGCCGGCCAATCCCGGCCTTCTCCAGCGTCTGCACCAGTCGGGGTTCGGTGTAACGGGCAGGCGGCTGGGTTTTGTTGTTTTTTACAGTGGTCTTCTTGACCTTGACCGCATCCCCGATCTGCATGGGAGGAAGTTTTTCCCCTTCCTCCTCCTGCTCGTCTTTACCTTCCACATACAGGGTGCGAAACCCCAGTTCATCGTAGGTTTTGCCGCTTGCCGTGAACAGGTGGTCTTCGAGGTTGAGGGTGAGGACGCGCTGCCTTCCCTGCGCATCGATGGCCTGACTGGCCAGGGTACGCTTGTAGATCAGTTCGTAAAGGCGGTATTCATCGTCAGAGAGGTCTTTTTTCGCCTGTTGCAAAGTCTTGAAGACCTTGCCAGAGGGCCGGATGGCCTCGTGGGCCTCCTGCGCATTCTGGTTCTTGCTGGCGTACACCCTTGGGTTTGCTGGAAGCAGCCTGGGATCGTAATGCTGGGCCACGGCAGCCCGTGCCCCCTGGGTGCCCTCATCTGAAAGGGAGGGGGAATCCGTGCGCATGTAGGTGATGTAACCCGCCTCATAGAGCTTCTGGGCCACATCCATGCTCTTTTTCACCGAGAAGCCCAGTTTGCGGGACGCCTCCTGCTGCATGCTGGAGGTGATGAAGGGTGCTGGGGGTTTCTGGGTGAAAGGCTTCTCCTCGTCTTTCTGCAAGAGGAGGGGATGCTTTTTGAGCTGCGCCGCCACCGCATCGGCCTCTTCCTTGCTGAGGGGGTAGGCCCCTTCTTTCAGTTTGCCTTTGCTGTCAAAGTCCTTGCCCGTGGCCACCCTCTGGTTGTGGTGGTGGGTCAGACGGGCTGTGAAACCGTGCTCGGTGAGGGCATCCAGCGAGATGAAGGCCGTGGGTACAAACTGGATGCGTTCCAGTTCCCGCTCGACCACCATGCGCAGGGCCACGCTCTGCACCCGACCCGCGCTCAGCCGGGGCCCCATTTTCCACAGGAGGGGACTGATCTCGTAACCATACAGGCGGTCCACACAGCGGCGGCTTTCCTGTGC
The sequence above is drawn from the Deinococcus cellulosilyticus NBRC 106333 = KACC 11606 genome and encodes:
- a CDS encoding tautomerase family protein, translating into MPFVRLSLHQGKSPLFLQTLADTVHQTLVDAFEVPPDDRFQVIHEVPTGLLFFSPDYLGIRRSPNFLLVEITAGRSRSTLTKTRLYQTLASRLSEKLHIRPEDIMVVVLHNTAEDWSFGCGEAQMLRTHPGNSLMEREAQHAPDAL
- a CDS encoding DUF4865 family protein translates to MHLMHYDIRLPEDFDMTAIRERVRTRGHALDRLPGLGFKAYLMREAGVAGSTVNSYSPFYLWTSGQAMQNFLLGPGFAGLSRDFGRPAVERWMGLQFCAGPASQTPRWATLHRTVLASDADLMQEQQEASKRLESLSRHAHLHGGVLGLDPHRWERVEFLLWAGKPEAVQAARFEVLHLSRPEWGLLNAGR
- a CDS encoding diguanylate cyclase domain-containing protein, whose protein sequence is MEPHQSIAILLDYLGAEMGTYIGGYQGSIFSGIRKELARRGVPWVTYVGHAVHDVNQNSAYRKANDLYRLIDPSRHAGMIVLTPAIGTHLSDAEFLDFLEPYHPLPIVGIGRKLPGIPTVLVDNTLGMQDLMEHLIVTRHFRRFVFMRGIAQHHDAQVREQVFRAALKRHSLDILEEHFLTGDFHSARAYTAMREFLLQRRDFEVVVCANDEMAFGVMQALQDHGLRVPTQVAVVGFDDIAEAQVRIPPLTTIRQPLQELGVEAVNLLLEGQGREEVFLGSQLVVRQSCGTLPGLEDMSTLPLTRENRLYQSLLDTVRQPECKGGFTAHWYELLLETVNLGDPLDPLQQQLMELQLQAQQNLSPALWPELTRTLLEGHRLLYEIQKVAQSRSYFSYTMTMIHQMRLDAELLSYQDLPSLLGGLKRYLDWLEVERYVLVLYDTFGPEPSATAHVALCSEAHPTEPSSFPTRQLVPDSMQDTLHQDTWFAMPLFINDEHYGLLLTGKHTKFNLDGDMPRYLISRALSQVVKVQAQSRYTESLEQQVKERTHELQQEVKERTRAEKALRVANQELQRSVLLDGLTGIFNRTAFNDHLKRMWKSHLDSSQPLSLILCDVDFFKKYNDLYGHLQGDSCLKQVAKAIERCARNREDMAARYGGEEFALILPETDLAGGMRVAERLQQELNALALPHAASEVSSQITVSMGLANLIPEHGTSPNLLIQQADLALYEAKHLGRNRVVHRSSETQEIMN
- a CDS encoding S8 family peptidase, coding for MSRNLKVSLAALTLTALMAACSQQNPTSQVTEQVLPQAQSTQNYVPDEVLVQYSGTTDTQEQAIEKNRGLSRKETVSSKNGKHLKLLKINNGKDVKAVIQELKSQPGVMFAEPNWIYTHEATSNDPYFTGNNLWGMYGDGSTPGNAFGSQAAEAWAAGHTGSKSVFIGVIDEGIQVTHPDLAANIWTNPFDPVDGVDNDGNGYVDDTHGWDFANGDRTVYDGTKRAGTDDHGTHVAGTIGGIGGNGQGVAGVSWNVTMISGKFLGGRGGTTANAIKAVDYFTDLKKRHGLNIVATSNSWGGGGFSQGLLDAINRAGDAGILFIAAAGNGGNDQVGDNNDTVTNYPSNYECTNGGSRGWDCVIAVAAINSTGGLGGFSNYGARTVDIGAPGVAINSSVPTNSYASYSGTSMATPHVSGAAALYASTHAGATARQIKDAILSSAVPTPSLAGKTVTGGRLNVSGF
- a CDS encoding DedA family protein, which gives rise to MFEWIENLMNSMGYLGIVLLMFLENVFPPLPSELIMPMAGFAAARGDLTFLGVVLAGTAGSVLGALPLYFIGRLVGEKRLTRWADKHGKWLTLSGDDIKKADDWFDKHGKKSVFLLRLVPGIRSLISIPAGISEMPLMLFMLFTALGTGLWSLVLAYVGSLLGENYKAVETYLKPASYVILGLMVVFIVRWVLKRRKEQQNEGSKVRQ
- a CDS encoding TetR/AcrR family transcriptional regulator C-terminal domain-containing protein, translated to MAEAPSSFDPARTLALLWGAHPKTGRSGLNVKTIVGAAIAVADQEGLNALSMRRVAEHLKVGTMSLYTHVSGKPELTELMIDTVYGELYVDADEPARQTGGWRNALAFVAIRNWDLYHKHPWLLDLPGARPVLGPNATLKYEAELRPLDGIGLTDVEMDAVLTLILTHVEGSARIAVNQARAHQESGMTDTEWWTQSAPLLEKVMDARRFPTASRVGQAAGEAYGAAFDPQHALHFGLRRIMDGTDALVASRSR
- a CDS encoding VOC family protein — translated: MKITRSALSLNVPDPALSARFVQQHFGFQPEMNFDFMVSLARPDVDFHLIYLQTGLSSFKPTSHADSAGQGLLVAFVVDDIDDQYTRLQNEGAPIVTPIETEEWGERYFQTQDPNGIIYQLVQWVTEPPSPQQA
- the topA gene encoding type I DNA topoisomerase — its product is MKLVIVESPGKIKKIGSYLGNGYVVAASFGHVRDLPAKKDDLPEKYRTEAWANLGIDVHNKFRPYYVRSSSKSAQIQKLLELSRKATEILLATDADREGEAISWHLLQILKPTVPVHRMVFYEITQSAIQQALQNLRPLDLSLVAAQESRRCVDRLYGYEISPLLWKMGPRLSAGRVQSVALRMVVERELERIQFVPTAFISLDALTEHGFTARLTHHHNQRVATGKDFDSKGKLKEGAYPLSKEEADAVAAQLKKHPLLLQKDEEKPFTQKPPAPFITSSMQQEASRKLGFSVKKSMDVAQKLYEAGYITYMRTDSPSLSDEGTQGARAAVAQHYDPRLLPANPRVYASKNQNAQEAHEAIRPSGKVFKTLQQAKKDLSDDEYRLYELIYKRTLASQAIDAQGRQRVLTLNLEDHLFTASGKTYDELGFRTLYVEGKDEQEEEGEKLPPMQIGDAVKVKKTTVKNNKTQPPARYTEPRLVQTLEKAGIGRPSTYAAILTNIESRGYIQRTKNTLHATWLGVAVVKFLTEKFPRFLDYAFTAEMEKQLDDIAEGKRTRLDYLNQFYFEAGGLAVELETYRRQPPADIDFTPEILKEAGLRVRIQEGIPLLSGSGKAVKIPDTLKPDDLTPEKALELLGSGETVTIAAPAATSQRRVLGTHEGQEVSLGVGKYGPYLKVGEEFRKLKVHSSAVPHLTLEKALQLAEAASSENAVLKELKSGRGKIQVRRNERGMYLASGRHFAPLPEGTSLDALTYQQASDLIKQHQEGRKKRPRG